A window of Garra rufa chromosome 6, GarRuf1.0, whole genome shotgun sequence genomic DNA:
gttcttatcgtatttatttagtgatttaaaatatgaaatttaatcgtaagcttggttaACAGTTTTGGAgtatttgatgtttccccattcagagagataggagctgcacttgcctgcccgagaggcgtttcaaagatgacTTGCCTTTGGTTTGaactgctgattcattcaggaactcaTCTTAGTTGATCGcattccattataatcaacgaagCTCCCAACacactgcacaatgaatctcttatttacacccGTCTACACTTTGTTTGTTATTAGGAGAGGATGAGCTGCATAACTGAAAGAAAAGCAGGTATATGCCACATATCGCGATACTACACTGTACTCACGTACGCAACGTAAGCGGTGATTCCTATTTTAGTTGCTATAGCAACGCGCGTTATGAATTCTGACTGAATATATAAACACTCAAATCCATTGCTGTCTGTTGGTTGTGAGACAAGGCGACATTTGCGGACTATATTCTGTGCAGATCTTGTGCTTTTTGAAGCTCATCGGAGGATCCctgagaagaagaagacgacttTTATTTCAGACGGAGATCGGCGGATATTTTCTTTGAGGAGAGTCTTATTTGTTTGAGTATTTATTTCTGTGGCAATTTTTGTTGTTCGTTTCTTATTTTGGAagaagtttattttaatttattttaattttgttttctttttttacattttatttatttatttgtggaggagttttatatttattgattttttttttgtattttcttgtttGGAGGAGTTTGGAGGAGCTTGTCAATGACTCACATGGGTGAAAGACGAGGTAAATTTTTAATTTATCATTTAGGCTATTTACTGTTGGTGTGTTATGGTATATACATTGTTTGACTAAATAATGTGAATAAAATTGTGCAAGTTAACCTATTCAATTCCAGTTTTCTTCCCAGCTAAgtgaaaatgtgtattttttattcCATGTAATTGAAACAAACTGCATGCCTTttataaacagatttttttaaaagagTGCTATAAGCAACAAATTTGATGTGAGCACTGACATTGATTATTAATAAAACAGTATTAAGCATTGCATGTATGTAATATTTTAGCCTCAGGTCGCTCCAGGTCCAGGAGTGCGGCTTTCACCCAGACGGCTGGTCAGGAGGATGGGAGACGTGGCTCTGGTGATCGTGATCAGGAACCGCTGCCCAACCCAAACCAGCCCCTGAGCCAAGAGCTACCAGGATTTATAGCACCTCTGTCCTCTGATTTGGCTGTTTCTGTTTCTACAGATCAGCCTCacaggaagaggaagaggaagagcgGCAGCCAGGAGGACGAACGTCTGTCCACCTCACACAGAAGACCTGCCAAATGCCCCCGCAGAGGTCAGCATAGCCTTATATTAAAGATGTTATGGCTCAGTTATGAATAGAAAATGTTCTTTGACATGTTTTCTCTAAAAGACATTTCTTGTGGTCTTGTATGTTGCAGAGGCGTATGCAAAGGGCCGATTGCTGGGGCAAGGCGGATTCGGCTCTGTGTATGCTGGGATCCGCAGGTCTGATGGACTGCCAGTAAGACATTTTCTTCCATCCTTCATTCAAACAGCTTTTAGAAATGTTGCTATCAGTGGACGTCATCTTTCAGTGTGGTTCATCTGCTTACAGGTTGCCATCAAGTACGTTTCCAAAGGCAGGACGCCTGAGAAGCTGAAAGTTGTAAGTTCAGCATGAATCTGGTATTCTGTGTCATCTGCATTCAGCTCTGGATATAATGGATCATGTGTCACTGCAGGAAGGTCATGGTCGTCTGCCGCTGGAGGTGGCATTGATGACCCTGGTCACTTCGGCTCCTGCCTGCCCCAACGTCCTGCAGCTGGTGGAGTGGTTTGACCGCCGCAGACGCTACATCATGATCCTGGAGCGTCCAGTTCCTTGCCAGGATCTC
This region includes:
- the LOC141337420 gene encoding serine/threonine-protein kinase pim-3-like; the encoded protein is MTHMGERRGKFLQPLSQELPGFIAPLSSDLAVSVSTDQPHRKRKRKSGSQEDERLSTSHRRPAKCPRREAYAKGRLLGQGGFGSVYAGIRRSDGLPVAIKYVSKGRTPEKLKVEGHGRLPLEVALMTLVTSAPACPNVLQLVEWFDRRRRYIMILERPVPCQDLQSFCEENGSLDEKLAKKVLLQLITALKHCESRGVLHRDVKPENLLISTESHDIKLLDFGCGDLLKDSAYKYFAGTLEYAPPEWFRQHCYHAGPATVWSVGVTLYNILCGCFPFRGVQRVTSRSRLHFPRELSTECRQLIRWCLSASASDRPSLDNIENHPWLQ